CGGTCGCGACGCTGGTGGCGATCGGCGGGGTGCTGGGCTTTGGTCTGCTCGGCCACCGCGCCGCCGCCATCGGGCTGGCAGTGGCGGTGGTTGGAAACGCGGTGACGGTAACCCTGCTCAAGCTCGCCTTCGGCCGTGCGCGGCCCGAGATTTCCTATTTCCTCGAGAGCTCGAACAGCTTCCCCTCGGGCCATGCGGCGATCTCGGTCGCGCTTTACGGCAGTCTGGCGCTGCTGCTCTGGCGCGAGCGCCTGATCGGGCCGACGCTGGCGATCTGGGCGGGCGTGGGCATGGCGGTCACGCTGGGTCTGTCGCGGGTCTACCTTGTCGAGCACTTCTTGTCGGACGTCCTGAACGGCTGGGTGATTGGAGCCATCTGGATGGTGATCGGCCTTGCCGCCAGCGAGGCGACACGCCGCCGCCCCGCGCGCGCGCGCAGGTCGCACCCCGGGCTGGCCAGCACGGCGCTCGGGGCCTGCCTTCTGGGCGCCTTGTGGATCGCTGTGCATCATCACCCTACGCCGGTCGCGCGTCCCGGCAGCGGCCCGGCAGTCATTGCCGACGTCCGCGCCGCGGTCAGCAGCGGGCGGCTTCCGCTCGAAGTGGTGACGCTCTCGGGCGAAGCGCTGCCCGAGATCAGCATCATCTCGAGCGGCGCCGAGGCCGGGACGATCGCCGCGCGCCTGCGCGAAGCGGGCTGGAGCGAGGTGCCGCCGCCGGGGCTGCTGTCGGGCGTCGCGGCGCTGCGGCAGGACCTCATCGGCGCGGCGCAAGCCGGGGCCACCGCCCCGCTTGCCTTCCATGACGCCCACCCGGCGGAGGCGACCCTGCGCGCGCCCTCGCAGGGGGGTCTCCTGCGGCTCTGGACCGTGGGGCAGGACGAGGAGGGTGGGGCGGTCGTGGCCTGGGCCTTCGCGTCCGAGCCCTATCGCGACGCCCCGCCGCATGTCGCGCAAGCCGAGGTGCTGGCGCTCCTGGCGCCTCGGGGCGCGGTGCCCGATGCGCCAGCTGCTGGCGGCGGCGCGGAGCGCCCGGTTCTGGTCACCATTCCGGGGCGGGCGGGGGCAGCCCACTGACCACGCGCGGAGGGCGCGCTGCCACGGATCCAAAAGACGGAAGAATGAGAAAGCTCGGATGGGCCGCGGCCCTGATCGCGCCCGTGCTCACCGTGAGGGCGCTGGAAGGCCAGTGGGTCGGCTACGCGGCCTATCTGGCGGAGGGCGGCCCGGGTGCCCTGCAGTCGGAGCTGCCGCGGCAGATGATCGACCTTGCGGTCGATCCGGCGCAGGAGGCGCTGACCCTGTTGGCGATTGGCGACATCGCGAACTGTCCCGAGCATCTGGGGCTTGGCAGCGCCTGCCGGTCACCTCCGAGCTGCTCGGTCTTGCGTCTCGAACGCGGTGAGGTGCAGGTCTGATGGTGGTTCGAGGGTGCTGAAGGGGAGGGGGTACTCGATGCCGGGTCGGCCCCCTGCAATCACTGGTCCTCGTGACGCCCCGCGCCGGGCACCGAGGCGGTCAGTCCGCGGTGTCGGCGCCGTCGTCCTTCCGGGCGTATATCGCTGCCGCGACTGCGGCGAGCCTGCGGCGCAACGGCAGCAGCCCGAGCGCCGAGACCGCGGCAAAGCCCGCGCCGCCGAGGAAGGTGGCGAAGGGGCCGTAGGTCTGCCACAGCGCGCCCGCGAGCAGGCTGGCGATCAGCAGGGCCACCCCGGCAACGAGGTTGAACATCCCGAAGGCGGTGCCGCGAAGCTCTTCGGGCACGGTCTCGGCGATCAGCGCCGCCAGAAGCCCCTGCGTGAAGCCCATGTGGAGACCCCAGAGGAGCACGCCGACGGCGATTCCCGGCACACCTTCCGACACGGCGAGCACGAGGTCCGCCACGATCAGCAGCCCGATACCGCAGAGCAGCAGGCCGATCCTGCCGATCCGGTCCGACAGCGCCCCGATGGGCCAGGCCGAGAGCGCGTAGACGAGGTTCATGCCGACCAGCACCAACGGCACCAGCATCAGCGGCGTGCCCGCCGTCTGCGCGCGCAGGATCAGGAAGGCCTCGCTGAACCGGGCGAGGGTGAACAGCGTCGCCACCACGACGACCCACCAGTAGACCCCGCCGAGCCGCTTCAGCTCTGCGCGTGCAAGCGGGTTGCGGACCTTGCGACGTGTGGCCGGACGCTCGGGGTCTTCGACCAGCCACAGCAGCAGCCCGAGCGACAGCACGGCGGGAATGACCGCGACCCAGAACACGCTGCGGAAATCGTCCGAGAACAGCCACATCAGCCCGATCGCCGCGAGCGGTCCGAGGAAGGCGCCCACGGTGTCGAGCGACTGGCGCAGCCCGAAGGCGGCCCCCTTCAGGCCCGGCGGCGCGAGATCGGCGACCAGCGCGTCGCGCGGCGCTCCCCGGATGCCCTTGCCGACCCGGTCGATGAACCGCGCGGCGACCACCCAGCCCAGCGAGCCGGCGAGCGGGAACACCGGCTTGGTCACCGCCGCCAGCCCGTAGCCTAGCGCCGCCAGTTCCTTGCGCCGCCCGATGCGGTCGGAAAGCGCGCCGGAAAAGACCTTGGTGATGGCGGCCGTGGCTTCCGCGATGCCCTCGATGACGCCAAGCGCCAGGGCCGAGGCGCCGAGGCCGACCGTAAGGTAGACCGGGAGCAGCGCATGGATCATCTCGGACGAGACGTCCATCAGCAGGGAAACGAACCCCAGTGCCCAGATGCCCGCCGGCAGCCGCGCCTTGGTCTTGGTGTCTTGCATGGTCAGCCGGCCCTTGGAGCTACGCAGCCAGCACAGACCCCGGGTGGGGGCGGTTGCAAGCACTTTTCGGACAAGAGGCCCGGATCCCCCGCGGGCGGGGAGCCGCGGTCCACCGCGATGGGCGGGCCGTGCCCGGCCGGGCGCAGGCAGGACGTCCGCCAGCCGCGCGTCAGTCTCGGTTGTCAGGGGTCAGGCCGAGACGCCGCGTGGCGGCATGCACCCCCAGATGCAGCAGGACGGCAAACACCCCCAGCGTCAGCAGCGCCGCGAACATCAGGTCGATCTTCGCCCGCCCGTTTGCCAAAAGCATCAGGTAGCCCAGCCCGCGCGAGGCACCGACCCATTCGCCGATCACCGCGCCGATCGGCGCGTAGACCGCGGCCAGCCGGATCCCGGAGGCCAGCGCCGGCAGCGCCGCGGGGATGCGGATGTGCCACAATGTGCGCCAGCGCCCCGCCTGCATGGTCTGCGCGAGGTCGAGCAGCCCCTGCGGGGTGCGCAGGAGACCATCGCAGAAGGACGCGGTCACCGGGAAGTAGATGATCAGCACGGCCATGGCGATCTTCGAGCCCAGGCCGAAGCCGAGCCACAGTGTCAGGATCGGCGCGAGCGCGAAGACCGGCAGCGCCTGGGTGAAGACCAGGATGGGCCTGATCACCAGGCGCGCCATGCGCGAGCTCGCGAGGTAGATGGCGCTCGCGGTGCCGAGCGCCGTGCCGATGGCAAGGCCGATCAGCACCTCCATCGCGGTGACCAGCGTGTGCTCGGCGATGAGCGCCCGGTTTGACCACCAGGTTTCCATCACCATCAGCGGGCCGGGCAGGATGAACTTCGGCAGACCTGTCAGGGTGACTGTGGTCTGCCAGAGCAGGAGCGCGAACCCGATCGCCAGGAGGGCGGAGCCGTATTTCATCAGGCGGCGTCCCGCAGGTTGCGCAGCAGCGCGGCCTGGCATCGGAGCGTGTCGAGATCGTCGATCGGGCGCGGCACCGGGGCGGCGGGGGGCGGGCAGGCGGTCACGCCCGCGGCGGTCAGCACGAGGATCGCGTGGCCCAGACGAGCCGCCTCGCCGGGATCGTGGGTGACCACCAGCACCGTCCGCCCCCGTAGCAGCTCGACCGCCAGATCCTGCATGGCAGCGCGCGTCTGCGCATCGAGCGCCGAGAAGGGTTCGTCGAGCAGGATGATCGGCTTGTCCTCCATCAACGTCCGGGCCAGGGCGACCCGTTGGCGCTGCCCGCCGGAGAGGGCACCGGGTTTCTTGTGGGCATGACCCGAAAGCCCGACCCGCCCGAGGATATGCGCGAGGCGTTCGCTGTCCGCCGGCTCGCCGCGGAGGCGCGCACCGAGGCGGATGTTGTCGGAGACGCTCGCCCAAGGCAGAAGCAGGTCGTCCTGCGCCATGTAGGCCACCCGTTCGGGGATCGGCGCGGCGTCGGTGGCGGTGATCGTGCCATCGAAGCGCGCGCCGGTCGGCAGCCCGCAGATCAGCCGCAGCACCGTGGACTTGCCGACGCCCGAGCCGCCCAAAAGGCAGGTCCAGCGTCCGGCGGGCAGCGTCAGGCTGAGCGGCGCGAAAAGGGGGGCGCCGTCGATGCTGGCCCGTCCCGCGAGGGTGACGCCCGGGGCGTCGCTCACGGTCTCAGGCCCATCTGCCAGAATTGCACCTCGAGCTCGGTGGCGGTGCGGAAGGTCCGGCACAGCCGCTGCCAGCGCGGCGAGGTCTCGAACTCCGGTCCCAGCCGGCGCGTAGCTGCGCCGTCGAGCAGGGCGCCCACGGCGGCGCAGCTCTGCTGGTAATCCTGGCCCGCGTAGGTGCCGATCCAGTCGGCGTAGCGCTCCGAGGTGGCCTCGGCCTGCAGCCGCGCGCCGATCTCGCCGTAGCCCATCACGCAGGGCGCGAGGGCCGCAAGAAGGTCGAGCAAATCGCCGCTGTAGCCCGCCTCCAGCACGAAGCGCGTGTAGGCGAGGTTCTCGGGCCGCTCGGCGGTGGCGAAGAGCGCGTCCGCGGGGATGCCGGCCTTCGCGCAGGTCTCGACGTGCAGCTGCATCTCCTCGGAGACGAGCGCGTTCACCGTCCCCACGGCGGCCAGCATCTCCGCGTGGGTTTCCGATTTCACCACGGCGAGGGCCCAGGCCCGCGAGAAGTGGACGAGAAAGACGTAGTCCTGCTGCAGGTAGTGGAGAAAGGCTTCGTGCGGCAGGCTGCCGTCGCCAAGCGCCTCGACGAAGGCATGGCGGGTGTAGTCCCGCCAGGCCCCGCCCGCCTCTGTGCGCATCGCCGCAAAGGCGCGGCCGTACTCCCGAGTCATGGCCGGGTTCCTTGCGCGGTCACGTCGATGACAATTGCCTCGACGGGGTTCAGCGCGTCGATCATGCCGCTGTCCTTGAGGAACGCCTCGAAGCGGGCATAGCGCCCCGCGTCAAAGGCCGCCGGACGCAGCGCGAAGCGCGGCAGCGTGTCCTGCCATGCGCGTTCGTTCAACTCGTCCTGCAGCTCGGGCGAACTGGCTGAGAAGACCTCCCAGCTTTCCTCGGGGTTGTTGATGATGAACTGCGTCGCCTTCTCGGTCGCGGCAAGGAAGCGGGCGATCTTGCCGGCGTCCATGCGGTCCGGATTGGCGACATAGATCAGCTCGTCGTAGGAGGGCACGCCCTCTTCCTCGATGTAGAAGCAGCGGCCCGCGACGCCCTCGATCTCCATCTGGTTCAGCTCGAAATTGCGGAAGGCCCCGATCACCGCATCGACCTGCCCCGACATGAGCGACGGGGAGAGCGAGAAGTTCACGTTGATCATCTCGATATCCTCGGGAGTGATGCCGTGCCCTCCCAGCATCGCCTGAAGCACGGCCTCCTCGACCCCGGCGACGGAAAAGCCGATCTTCTTGCCCTTGAGATCGGCAAGCTCCTGCACCGGGCCGTCCTTGAGCACCAGCAGGCAGTTCAGCGGCGTTGCGACCAGCGTTCCGACGCGCTTGAGCGGCAGCCCCTCGTGAATTTGCAGGTGCAGCTGCGGCTGGTAGGAGACCGCAAGATCGGCCTGACCGGCGGCGACGAGGCGGGGCGGCGCCGAGGGGTCTGCGGGGGCGACGATCTCGACCTCGAGGCCCTGTTCGGCGAAATAGCCCTTTTCCTGCGCGATCACGATCGGGCCGTGGTCGGGGTTGACGAACCAATCGAGCAAAAGGGTCATCTTGTCGGCCGCCAGCGCGGGGCTGGCGGTCAGAAGGGCGAGGGCGGTCAACAGGGATTTCACAGGGGGTCTCCTCCGGGGGATCATGAGGCAGAGGCCGCGACGAGAACGATCTCGCCGGGCCAGGTTTCGGCGATCTGTTCCGCGGCCCGCCAGGCGCGCAGGCCGGTCGCACAGCAAAGGGCCAACCGGGTGCCGGGGGCGGGCGGATGTGCCACCAGCGCGGCGGCGGTTGACCGCGTGGCCTGCGGGTGCAGGAGCAGGCTGTCGGGGCGCAGATCGATGATGTGGTCGCGGGGGCGCAGCTGGGCGGCAGCGACGAAGCGAAAGCGGGCGGCGGGTTCCGGCGCGCGGTCGAAGCGGAAGCTGGTCGAGCGCATCTCGAGACCATCGTAGCGAACCATCAGCCCGAGCGGCGAGGGCGAGAGGCCGAGCAGCACGCTCAGCGCCATCTGCGCCTGCATTGCGCCGATGGTGCCGACCACGGGGCCGAGCACCCCGGCGGTGGCGCAGCTCGCGCCGTTGCCCGGCGCGTCGGGGAACAGCGCCCGGAGCGAGGGCGCGCCGCCGCAGAAGCCGCCGACATAGCCGCCAAGCCCGAGCGCCGAGGCGCTGATCAGCGGCAGGCCCTCGGCAAGGCACAGGTCGCTCAGCAAGTAGCTGACCGCGTAGCTGTCGGCGCAGTCGAGCACGAGATCGGCGTGGCGGACCAGCTCGGGCGCGGTGGCCGGGGTCAGAACGTCCGGCACGGACTCGATGGTGATCTCGGGGTTGATCGCGCGGCAGCGCTCCGCGGCCACCTGCGCCTTGGGCCGGTTGCAGTCGGCCTCGGTGAACAGGGTCTGGCGGTGCAGGTTCGACAGGCTCACCACGTCGCCGTCGACGATGGTGATCCGCCCAACCCCCGCCCCGGCGAGCAGCGGCAGCACCGGCGCGCCCAGCCCTCCCGCGCCGACCACCAGAACTCGGGCCTCGGACAGCCGGCGCTGGCCGGGCTCGCCCACTTCCGGCAGGATGGTCTGGCGCGCGTAGCGGCTCATCGGGTCGCCTCGAGCCACTGGCGGATGCGGGCCTCCGGGTCGGTGTTCAGCGTGATGTCGGTGACCGCCGAGACGATGTCGGCCCCGGCCTCGAACACACCGCCGGCGCGCTCGACCGACATGCCGCCGATGGCCACCAGCGGTACCGCACCGACGCGGGCCTTCCACTCGGTGACGCGCGGCAGCCCCTGCTGGTGCCATTTCATCTTCTTCAGGATCGTCGGGTAGACCGGGCCGAGCGCGACGTAATCCGGATCCATCGCCATCACGCGTTCGAGCTCATCGTCGTCATGGGTCGAGACGCCGAGCTTCAGCCCGGCGCGGCGGATCGCTTCGAGATCGGCGGTGTCGAGATCCTCCTGCCCGAGGTGCAGCCAGTCGCAGCCGAGGTCGATGGCCTCTTGCCAATGGTCATTGACCACCAGCACCGCCCCATGCGCGCGGCACAGATCGCGCGACAGAGCGATCTCTGCGCGGACGGTCTCCGGCGGCTGATCCTTGATGCGCAGCTGGACCAGCTTGACGCCGAGCGGCAGCATCCGGCGCAGCCAGTCCGAGTGATCGAAGATCGGGTAGAAGCGGTCGAGGGTCATGCGAGAAACGCCTTTCCGATAACGGGGGTCGAGGCTTCGGCCATGTCGCGGGCCTCGATCGGGTCGGCCTCATGCGCCAGTCGTCCCGCCTCGATCGCGCGCATCATGGCGCGGGCCATGGCCACGGGATCGCCTGCGCGGGCGACGGCGGTGTTGAGCAGCACCGCGTCATAACCCAGCTCCATCGCCTGCGCCGCATGGCTCGGCAGACCGATACCGGCATCGATCACCAGCGGCACCTCGGGGAATTCCGAGCGCATGGCGCGCAGCGCGTAGATGTTGTTGAGCCCGCGCCCTGATCCGATCGGCGCGCCCCAGGGCATCAGCACCTCGCAGCCCGCGGCCAGCAGGCGCTCACCGACGATCAGGTCCTCGGTGGTGTAGGGGAAGACTTGGAAGCCGTCTTCGGTCAGGATCTTCGCCGCCTCGACCAGCTGGAAGACATCGGGTTGCAGGCTGTCGGTGTGGCCGATCAGTTC
The Alloyangia pacifica DNA segment above includes these coding regions:
- a CDS encoding bifunctional DedA family/phosphatase PAP2 family protein; this encodes MSSFASLVLPTLDSLGVWSYWLVALAALLEGWWVTGVVVPGTVIVDAGGALVRLGHLDFFDLVWFVAVGAIIGGEASWHSGRWLGTRVRLPRSGAFHRAEELVRRHGPLALLLGRFLGPVASLAALAAALSGMDRRQFHVWNAVSGVVYALVHVGIGYVAGDIVARLAPYLPRMALPLAVIALLVLITWAVTRQVRRGAPALLAGLHILADRIAAWPVARRLAGRHPRAMSFLRRRLDPSHGGGLLATGIALLLVYLVGVFVDGALDLALVPDAAALDARVSNLAHAYWTPLGLEVAGWVTQAGHVPVATLVAIGGVLGFGLLGHRAAAIGLAVAVVGNAVTVTLLKLAFGRARPEISYFLESSNSFPSGHAAISVALYGSLALLLWRERLIGPTLAIWAGVGMAVTLGLSRVYLVEHFLSDVLNGWVIGAIWMVIGLAASEATRRRPARARRSHPGLASTALGACLLGALWIAVHHHPTPVARPGSGPAVIADVRAAVSSGRLPLEVVTLSGEALPEISIISSGAEAGTIAARLREAGWSEVPPPGLLSGVAALRQDLIGAAQAGATAPLAFHDAHPAEATLRAPSQGGLLRLWTVGQDEEGGAVVAWAFASEPYRDAPPHVAQAEVLALLAPRGAVPDAPAAGGGAERPVLVTIPGRAGAAH
- a CDS encoding MFS transporter, producing MQDTKTKARLPAGIWALGFVSLLMDVSSEMIHALLPVYLTVGLGASALALGVIEGIAEATAAITKVFSGALSDRIGRRKELAALGYGLAAVTKPVFPLAGSLGWVVAARFIDRVGKGIRGAPRDALVADLAPPGLKGAAFGLRQSLDTVGAFLGPLAAIGLMWLFSDDFRSVFWVAVIPAVLSLGLLLWLVEDPERPATRRKVRNPLARAELKRLGGVYWWVVVVATLFTLARFSEAFLILRAQTAGTPLMLVPLVLVGMNLVYALSAWPIGALSDRIGRIGLLLCGIGLLIVADLVLAVSEGVPGIAVGVLLWGLHMGFTQGLLAALIAETVPEELRGTAFGMFNLVAGVALLIASLLAGALWQTYGPFATFLGGAGFAAVSALGLLPLRRRLAAVAAAIYARKDDGADTAD
- a CDS encoding ABC transporter permease; the protein is MKYGSALLAIGFALLLWQTTVTLTGLPKFILPGPLMVMETWWSNRALIAEHTLVTAMEVLIGLAIGTALGTASAIYLASSRMARLVIRPILVFTQALPVFALAPILTLWLGFGLGSKIAMAVLIIYFPVTASFCDGLLRTPQGLLDLAQTMQAGRWRTLWHIRIPAALPALASGIRLAAVYAPIGAVIGEWVGASRGLGYLMLLANGRAKIDLMFAALLTLGVFAVLLHLGVHAATRRLGLTPDNRD
- a CDS encoding ABC transporter ATP-binding protein gives rise to the protein MSDAPGVTLAGRASIDGAPLFAPLSLTLPAGRWTCLLGGSGVGKSTVLRLICGLPTGARFDGTITATDAAPIPERVAYMAQDDLLLPWASVSDNIRLGARLRGEPADSERLAHILGRVGLSGHAHKKPGALSGGQRQRVALARTLMEDKPIILLDEPFSALDAQTRAAMQDLAVELLRGRTVLVVTHDPGEAARLGHAILVLTAAGVTACPPPAAPVPRPIDDLDTLRCQAALLRNLRDAA
- a CDS encoding TenA family protein, whose product is MTREYGRAFAAMRTEAGGAWRDYTRHAFVEALGDGSLPHEAFLHYLQQDYVFLVHFSRAWALAVVKSETHAEMLAAVGTVNALVSEEMQLHVETCAKAGIPADALFATAERPENLAYTRFVLEAGYSGDLLDLLAALAPCVMGYGEIGARLQAEATSERYADWIGTYAGQDYQQSCAAVGALLDGAATRRLGPEFETSPRWQRLCRTFRTATELEVQFWQMGLRP
- a CDS encoding ABC transporter substrate-binding protein, whose amino-acid sequence is MKSLLTALALLTASPALAADKMTLLLDWFVNPDHGPIVIAQEKGYFAEQGLEVEIVAPADPSAPPRLVAAGQADLAVSYQPQLHLQIHEGLPLKRVGTLVATPLNCLLVLKDGPVQELADLKGKKIGFSVAGVEEAVLQAMLGGHGITPEDIEMINVNFSLSPSLMSGQVDAVIGAFRNFELNQMEIEGVAGRCFYIEEEGVPSYDELIYVANPDRMDAGKIARFLAATEKATQFIINNPEESWEVFSASSPELQDELNERAWQDTLPRFALRPAAFDAGRYARFEAFLKDSGMIDALNPVEAIVIDVTAQGTRP
- a CDS encoding HesA/MoeB/ThiF family protein, with product MSRYARQTILPEVGEPGQRRLSEARVLVVGAGGLGAPVLPLLAGAGVGRITIVDGDVVSLSNLHRQTLFTEADCNRPKAQVAAERCRAINPEITIESVPDVLTPATAPELVRHADLVLDCADSYAVSYLLSDLCLAEGLPLISASALGLGGYVGGFCGGAPSLRALFPDAPGNGASCATAGVLGPVVGTIGAMQAQMALSVLLGLSPSPLGLMVRYDGLEMRSTSFRFDRAPEPAARFRFVAAAQLRPRDHIIDLRPDSLLLHPQATRSTAAALVAHPPAPGTRLALCCATGLRAWRAAEQIAETWPGEIVLVAASAS
- a CDS encoding thiamine phosphate synthase, whose translation is MTLDRFYPIFDHSDWLRRMLPLGVKLVQLRIKDQPPETVRAEIALSRDLCRAHGAVLVVNDHWQEAIDLGCDWLHLGQEDLDTADLEAIRRAGLKLGVSTHDDDELERVMAMDPDYVALGPVYPTILKKMKWHQQGLPRVTEWKARVGAVPLVAIGGMSVERAGGVFEAGADIVSAVTDITLNTDPEARIRQWLEATR
- a CDS encoding thiazole synthase translates to MKPFYGTQLPNPLMLGTAQYPSPALLEQAFRESGAGVATVSLRREGAEGAGAAFWKMIQELGVLILPNTAGCHTVKEAVTTAHMAREVFGTRWIKLELIGHTDSLQPDVFQLVEAAKILTEDGFQVFPYTTEDLIVGERLLAAGCEVLMPWGAPIGSGRGLNNIYALRAMRSEFPEVPLVIDAGIGLPSHAAQAMELGYDAVLLNTAVARAGDPVAMARAMMRAIEAGRLAHEADPIEARDMAEASTPVIGKAFLA